The following are from one region of the Streptomyces tuirus genome:
- a CDS encoding sensor histidine kinase has protein sequence MIARLRRAYRRMRLGTRLALGLGALSLVVFAVVGTALTTSMRDYLSAQLDTQLAQAQIAQSKSIADYGTLSGKKYYSWFYAVYDVSDGTPELRRPEDPADLPKDVDDFTSLARAQTAAHTELLRTEHLRGAGSYRLRACQVEPGVVLVSAAPLADIEDTVGQLITLQVVTFALALLALVVFGRRMLRRGLKPLSDMASTAHGIASHDLTESAARLPLRADGRDGGPEVDELRTAFNTMLEHIDDSLAVRAEAEQRLRRFVADASHELRTPLMSVRGYADLFQYAAANAPEERDRHLARLRAEAARMGILLDDLLLLARLDAAEVEAPLRLRDADLVELVGQAADAFRAGRPDHPLTVLAGPGPVRLPMDPLRIRQVVDNLLTNAAVHTPAGTKVSVEVAVVPGAAEVRVADAGPGIPPDDRDRVFDRFYRVDKARSRDRGGSGLGLAVAQSLVRAHGGRIELTSTPGATVFTVRLPVKHVRPADR, from the coding sequence GTGATCGCCCGGCTGCGCCGGGCCTACCGCCGCATGCGGCTCGGCACCCGGCTGGCCCTCGGCCTCGGCGCCCTGTCCCTGGTCGTGTTCGCCGTCGTCGGCACGGCCCTGACCACCTCCATGCGGGACTACCTGTCGGCCCAGCTCGACACCCAGCTCGCACAGGCCCAGATCGCCCAGTCCAAGAGCATCGCGGACTACGGCACCCTCTCGGGCAAGAAGTACTACAGCTGGTTCTACGCCGTGTACGACGTGTCGGACGGCACGCCCGAGCTGCGCAGGCCCGAGGACCCGGCCGATCTCCCCAAGGACGTCGACGACTTCACCTCCCTGGCCCGGGCGCAGACCGCGGCGCACACCGAACTCCTGCGCACCGAGCACCTCCGGGGCGCCGGCTCCTACCGGCTGCGCGCCTGCCAGGTCGAGCCCGGCGTGGTCCTGGTCAGCGCCGCGCCCCTGGCGGACATCGAGGACACCGTCGGGCAGCTGATCACTCTTCAGGTCGTCACCTTCGCCCTCGCGCTGCTCGCCCTGGTCGTGTTCGGCCGGCGGATGCTGCGCCGCGGCCTGAAGCCGCTCAGCGACATGGCGTCCACCGCGCACGGCATCGCCTCGCACGACCTGACCGAGTCGGCGGCCCGGCTGCCGCTGCGCGCCGACGGCCGGGACGGCGGGCCCGAGGTGGACGAACTGCGCACCGCCTTCAACACGATGCTGGAGCACATCGACGACTCCCTCGCCGTGCGCGCCGAGGCCGAGCAGCGGCTGCGCCGCTTCGTCGCCGACGCCTCGCACGAACTGCGCACGCCGCTGATGTCGGTGCGCGGTTACGCCGACCTCTTCCAGTACGCCGCGGCCAACGCCCCCGAGGAACGCGACCGGCACCTGGCCCGGCTGCGCGCCGAGGCCGCCCGCATGGGCATCCTCCTGGACGACCTGCTGCTGCTCGCCCGGCTGGACGCCGCGGAGGTGGAGGCGCCGCTGCGGCTGCGGGACGCCGACCTGGTGGAGCTGGTGGGCCAGGCCGCGGACGCCTTCCGCGCGGGCCGGCCGGACCATCCGCTGACGGTCCTCGCGGGTCCGGGGCCGGTGCGGCTGCCGATGGACCCGCTGCGCATCCGCCAGGTCGTCGACAACCTCCTGACCAACGCCGCGGTGCACACCCCGGCCGGCACGAAGGTGTCGGTGGAGGTGGCCGTCGTGCCCGGCGCCGCCGAGGTGCGGGTCGCCGATGCCGGGCCGGGCATCCCGCCCGACGACCGGGACCGGGTCTTCGACCGCTTCTACCGCGTCGACAAGGCCCGCAGCCGCGACCGCGGCGGCAGCGGGCTCGGTCTCGCGGTCGCCCAGTCGCTGGTCCGCGCCCACGGCGGCCGCATCGAGCTGACCAGCACACCGGGGGCGACGGTGTTCACCGTGCGCCTGCCCGTGAAGCACGTACGCCCTGCGGACCGGTGA
- a CDS encoding ABC transporter ATP-binding protein: MIRIESVTKRYPDGTVAVDRLSLEIPDRSITVLVGPSGCGKTTTLRMINRMVEPSEGTILLDGEDIQRRPVTTLRRSMGYVIQNAGLFQHRTILDNIATVPRVLGWGKQKARARAAELMERVGLDAALAKRYPYQLSGGQQQRVGVARALAADPPVLLMDEPFSAVDPVVRKGLQDELLRIQDELGKTIVFVTHDIDEAIKLGTTVAVMREGGHLAQYAPPAELLSHPADAFVEDFLGADRGIRRLSFFPSAELPLTTGPVIPVHATAEQITAAGAAWLLVTDGEGRPLGWAEPDDLTAGDIDPARLQALGRPFVPGTDSLRAALDCAVLSPSGWAVAVDDTGRTTGVVAQQTIGEAIRSAHAGHTDEARVAS; encoded by the coding sequence TTGATACGGATCGAATCAGTCACCAAGCGGTACCCGGACGGCACGGTGGCTGTCGACCGGCTGTCCCTGGAGATACCCGACCGCTCCATCACCGTCCTCGTCGGACCCTCGGGCTGCGGTAAGACGACCACCCTCCGGATGATCAACAGGATGGTCGAACCGAGCGAGGGAACGATCCTCCTCGACGGCGAGGACATCCAGCGCCGCCCCGTCACCACCCTGCGCCGGTCCATGGGGTACGTCATCCAGAACGCCGGCCTCTTCCAGCACCGCACGATCCTCGACAACATCGCCACCGTGCCCCGCGTGCTCGGCTGGGGCAAGCAGAAGGCCCGGGCACGGGCGGCCGAGCTGATGGAGCGCGTGGGCCTCGACGCCGCGCTCGCCAAGCGGTACCCGTACCAGCTCTCCGGCGGCCAGCAGCAGCGCGTCGGCGTGGCCCGGGCGCTCGCCGCCGACCCGCCCGTACTGCTCATGGACGAGCCGTTCTCGGCCGTCGACCCGGTCGTCCGCAAAGGACTCCAGGACGAACTGCTGCGCATCCAGGACGAGTTGGGCAAGACCATTGTGTTCGTCACCCACGACATCGACGAGGCGATCAAACTCGGCACGACGGTCGCCGTGATGCGCGAGGGCGGCCACCTCGCCCAGTACGCGCCCCCGGCCGAGCTGCTGTCCCACCCCGCGGACGCCTTCGTCGAGGACTTCCTCGGAGCCGACCGCGGCATCCGGCGGCTGTCGTTCTTCCCCTCCGCCGAACTCCCCCTGACCACCGGCCCGGTGATCCCGGTGCACGCCACCGCCGAGCAGATCACCGCCGCGGGCGCCGCCTGGCTCCTGGTCACCGACGGCGAGGGACGGCCCCTCGGCTGGGCCGAGCCGGACGACCTGACCGCAGGCGACATCGACCCCGCCCGGCTCCAGGCGCTCGGCCGGCCCTTCGTCCCCGGCACCGACTCCCTGCGGGCCGCCCTCGACTGCGCCGTGCTCTCCCCGTCCGGCTGGGCCGTCGCCGTGGACGACACCGGCCGGACGACCGGCGTGGTCGCGCAGCAGACCATCGGCGAGGCCATCCGCAGCGCCCACGCCGGCCACACCGACGAGGCCAGGGTCGCGTCGTGA
- a CDS encoding ABC transporter permease — protein sequence MNGFFDIPSDLQHSYAGLIGLHLREALLPVLAGLLLALPLAQLCVRFRWLYPPVLGATTILYAVPSLAFFVVLIDYTGQTELTVMIPLAVYSLVVLVPAIVDGVRSVPQETLAAATAMGFGPVRRYAQVQLPIAVPAIIAGLRVATVSSISLVSVGTLIGNQGALGNLLADAQKYDRPELAVNSVITTAVLAILCDALLVLLRVALTPWMPNGSRRRPKPSTRQQLPAPQDVTR from the coding sequence GTGAACGGCTTCTTCGACATCCCGAGCGACCTCCAGCACAGCTACGCCGGCCTGATCGGACTGCATCTGCGCGAGGCCCTGCTGCCCGTCCTGGCCGGGCTGCTGCTCGCCCTGCCGCTCGCCCAGCTCTGCGTCCGCTTCCGCTGGCTGTACCCGCCGGTGCTCGGCGCGACCACCATCCTCTACGCCGTCCCCTCGCTGGCCTTCTTCGTGGTCCTCATCGACTACACCGGCCAGACCGAGCTGACCGTGATGATCCCGCTGGCCGTGTACAGCCTCGTGGTGCTCGTGCCGGCCATCGTCGACGGAGTGCGGTCCGTGCCGCAGGAGACCCTGGCCGCGGCCACCGCCATGGGGTTCGGCCCCGTACGCCGTTACGCGCAGGTGCAGTTGCCGATCGCCGTGCCCGCCATCATCGCCGGGCTCAGGGTCGCCACCGTCTCCAGCATCTCCCTGGTCAGCGTCGGCACCCTCATCGGCAACCAGGGCGCCCTCGGCAACCTGCTCGCCGACGCGCAGAAGTACGACCGGCCCGAGCTGGCCGTGAACTCCGTGATCACGACGGCCGTCCTGGCCATCCTGTGCGACGCCCTGCTGGTGCTGCTCCGCGTCGCGCTGACCCCGTGGATGCCGAACGGCAGCCGCAGGCGCCCGAAGCCGAGCACGCGGCAGCAGCTGCCCGCCCCCCAGGACGTGACCCGGTGA
- a CDS encoding ABC transporter permease, producing MNVLNFVNAFFSDGAHWHGYDGIPQRLLEHVQYSVLALALAAAIGLPIGLLTGHTGRGGNALAFIATAARALPSFGLLVLIVIVMGFGLLPVMIPLVVLAVPPILVTTYEAVRTVDPSPVDAARGMGMHESRILFQVELPVALPLILSGLRSAAIQIVSTATIAAYVSLGGLGRYIVDGLYQRDYEKVVGGATLVAVLALVTLALFWAAGRVAVSPGVRRR from the coding sequence GTGAACGTACTCAACTTCGTCAACGCCTTCTTCAGCGACGGCGCCCACTGGCACGGCTACGACGGCATCCCCCAACGCCTGCTCGAACACGTCCAGTACTCGGTCCTGGCCCTCGCCCTCGCCGCCGCGATCGGGCTGCCCATCGGCCTGCTGACCGGGCACACCGGGCGGGGCGGCAACGCCCTCGCGTTCATCGCCACCGCCGCCCGCGCGCTGCCCAGTTTCGGCCTGCTGGTGCTGATCGTCATCGTGATGGGCTTCGGCCTGCTGCCCGTGATGATCCCCCTGGTCGTCCTCGCCGTGCCGCCGATCCTGGTGACCACCTACGAAGCGGTCCGCACCGTCGACCCGTCCCCGGTGGACGCCGCGCGCGGCATGGGCATGCACGAGTCGCGGATCCTCTTCCAGGTGGAACTGCCGGTCGCGCTGCCGCTGATCCTGAGCGGTCTGCGCTCGGCGGCCATCCAGATCGTCTCGACGGCCACCATCGCCGCCTACGTGAGCCTGGGCGGCCTCGGCCGGTACATCGTCGACGGGCTCTACCAGCGCGACTACGAGAAGGTGGTCGGCGGCGCCACCCTCGTGGCCGTCCTGGCCCTCGTCACGCTGGCGCTGTTCTGGGCGGCGGGCCGGGTGGCCGTGTCACCAGGAGTGCGCAGACGCTGA
- a CDS encoding ABC transporter substrate-binding protein, with translation MTSTAKSSRSRTRHTGAAAVALTAAAALLAGCSSGDSSDNPLAGEKAKAGTVVVGSNNFAESTLLADIYGEALKAKGLKVSYKHNIGSRETTYGLMKNGSVTVLPEYNGSLLAYLDPKAEQKSVEAVNAAVKAKLDKKLTLLKSSPAEDKDSVSVNAATAKKYKLTSSSTLADLKEAAPELVIGGSPEFQTRQQGLKGLKSVYGLEFKSFKALDAGGPLTQAALTRNTVQAADLFTTDPTIVKEKFLVLKDPDNFFGFANVTPLVNKSGLPQKGVDALDAVSAKLDTKTLLELDAQVQLEKKDPLDVATAWLKSAGLN, from the coding sequence ATGACATCTACCGCGAAGAGCAGCAGGTCCAGGACGAGGCACACCGGCGCGGCGGCCGTCGCGCTCACCGCCGCTGCGGCGCTGCTCGCGGGCTGTTCGTCCGGCGACTCCTCCGACAACCCCCTGGCCGGCGAGAAGGCGAAGGCCGGCACCGTCGTCGTCGGCTCCAACAACTTCGCCGAGAGCACCCTGCTCGCCGACATCTACGGCGAGGCACTCAAGGCCAAGGGCCTCAAGGTCTCGTACAAGCACAACATAGGCAGCCGCGAGACGACGTACGGGCTGATGAAGAACGGCTCCGTCACCGTGCTGCCGGAGTACAACGGCTCGCTGCTGGCCTATCTCGACCCCAAGGCCGAGCAGAAGTCCGTTGAGGCGGTGAACGCGGCCGTCAAGGCCAAGCTGGACAAGAAGCTGACGCTGCTGAAGTCGTCGCCGGCCGAGGACAAGGACTCGGTCAGCGTGAACGCCGCGACCGCGAAGAAGTACAAGCTCACCTCCTCCTCCACCCTCGCCGACCTCAAGGAGGCCGCCCCGGAGCTGGTGATCGGCGGTTCCCCCGAGTTCCAGACCCGGCAGCAGGGCCTCAAGGGCCTGAAGTCCGTGTACGGCCTGGAGTTCAAGTCCTTCAAGGCGCTCGACGCGGGCGGCCCGCTGACCCAGGCGGCGCTGACCAGGAACACCGTCCAGGCCGCGGACCTCTTCACCACGGACCCGACCATCGTGAAGGAGAAGTTCCTCGTCCTGAAGGACCCGGACAACTTCTTCGGGTTCGCCAACGTGACCCCGCTGGTCAACAAGAGCGGTCTGCCGCAGAAGGGCGTCGACGCACTCGACGCGGTCTCCGCCAAGCTGGACACCAAGACGCTTCTGGAACTCGACGCGCAGGTGCAGCTGGAGAAGAAGGACCCGCTGGACGTGGCGACGGCGTGGCTGAAGTCGGCCGGCCTGAACTGA
- a CDS encoding GTP-binding protein: MAGSDLAPDASSAPDTVKILIAGGFGVGKTTMVGSVSEIVPLRTEEPLTMAGLGVDDLDGIEEKRATTVALDFGRITISRDLVLYLFGTPGQQRFWFMWNDLALGALGAVVLVDVRRPESSFAAIDFFERRKIPFVVGVNGFHGEHPYPPEDIREALAVPEHVRVLLCDARDRESCRDVLIALIDQLIASAVQA; this comes from the coding sequence TTGGCCGGCTCTGACCTTGCCCCTGACGCGTCTTCGGCACCCGACACGGTCAAGATCCTCATCGCCGGGGGCTTCGGCGTCGGCAAGACCACCATGGTCGGGTCGGTCAGCGAGATCGTCCCGCTGCGCACCGAGGAACCCCTGACCATGGCCGGTCTGGGCGTCGACGACCTCGACGGCATCGAGGAGAAGCGGGCCACCACCGTGGCCCTGGACTTCGGCCGGATCACCATCAGCCGGGACCTGGTGCTGTACCTGTTCGGCACGCCGGGGCAGCAGCGGTTCTGGTTCATGTGGAACGACCTGGCGCTCGGCGCGCTCGGCGCGGTGGTCCTGGTCGACGTGCGCAGGCCCGAGTCGAGCTTCGCGGCGATCGACTTCTTCGAGCGCCGGAAGATCCCGTTCGTCGTCGGGGTCAACGGCTTCCACGGCGAACACCCGTATCCGCCGGAGGACATCAGGGAGGCGCTCGCGGTGCCGGAGCACGTGCGGGTGCTGCTGTGCGACGCCCGGGACCGGGAGTCGTGCCGGGACGTGCTGATCGCCCTGATCGACCAGCTGATCGCGTCGGCGGTGCAGGCGTAG
- a CDS encoding DUF742 domain-containing protein, whose amino-acid sequence MDVGDPAGRLVRPFALTGGRTRPSRADFTLISTVTAVDPPPVTVARCQPEHSRILRLCAEPVAVAEVAARLDLPVSVVVILLCDLLEAGRITVRPPRLVSRTTPDLDLLQKVRDGLGRL is encoded by the coding sequence GTGGACGTAGGTGATCCGGCGGGGCGGCTCGTCCGGCCGTTCGCTCTGACCGGCGGCCGGACGCGGCCCAGCCGCGCCGACTTCACGCTCATCTCGACGGTCACGGCGGTCGATCCGCCGCCCGTCACGGTGGCCCGGTGCCAGCCCGAGCACTCCCGGATCCTGCGGCTGTGCGCGGAGCCGGTCGCGGTGGCGGAGGTGGCCGCCCGGCTCGACCTGCCGGTGAGCGTGGTCGTCATCCTGCTCTGCGACCTGCTGGAGGCGGGCCGCATCACCGTCCGCCCGCCGCGCCTCGTCTCCCGTACCACTCCGGACCTGGACCTGCTGCAGAAAGTGAGGGACGGCCTTGGCCGGCTCTGA
- a CDS encoding roadblock/LC7 domain-containing protein, whose translation MTRPIPATHTQLDQLLTGLVERVADVNQAVVLSEDGLVVSKSTGFLRDDAERLAATASGLMSLSKGVSMDFRGGPVRQALIEMANSYLILTSAGPGAHLVVLTGPGADVGVVAYQMNMLVKKIGEHLSAAPRGTAGLVVDPGV comes from the coding sequence ATGACACGCCCCATCCCCGCCACGCACACCCAGCTCGACCAGCTGCTGACCGGCCTCGTGGAGCGGGTCGCCGACGTGAACCAGGCCGTGGTGCTCTCGGAGGACGGCCTGGTGGTCAGCAAGTCCACCGGTTTCCTGCGCGACGACGCCGAGCGGCTCGCGGCGACCGCGTCCGGGCTGATGAGCCTCAGCAAGGGCGTCAGCATGGACTTCCGGGGCGGTCCGGTGCGCCAGGCGCTCATCGAGATGGCCAACAGCTATCTGATCCTGACCTCCGCCGGTCCCGGTGCGCATCTGGTCGTGCTGACCGGGCCGGGCGCGGATGTCGGGGTGGTGGCGTACCAGATGAACATGCTGGTGAAGAAGATCGGCGAGCACCTCAGCGCGGCGCCGCGGGGCACGGCCGGCCTCGTCGTCGATCCCGGCGTGTGA
- a CDS encoding sensor histidine kinase, protein MSRRTGARRRLGSIRLSLVLLALVPSVTLAAMWGVTTIQMFSESLRLRDQTDLSRSTGAMGTDATLALQRERSLSAAWLATPKGSRAAIDRQRAETDKAVAKLVEHADEIEKAPSRISDRLYSVLGSVGSLEYYRDQVDNPTDITAQQALDHYSSIIDDQIHAFQELSQVDDGDLTSQAGPLVGLEHAAELVSREDAQLTLAWPTGHLDDRAWTQFTELVNTRRWLVQDQVLPQLTGDAKTQTERILVSREWQTLQSVEDQVLASRNAGGSAGRIALPDAQKRWSAAMDTLSDQYAGLIEQQTAGLLERSADKADALLLKAALLSTAGLFALLLCVGMSWRITRSLSLRLRGLRRAAVSLAQERLPDVVARLDRGETVDPESATPELDYGHDELGQVARAFNTAQRTAVHTAVELADTRRGFQKIILGIARQSQNLVNLQLSKLDTLEREHTDPDILKGLYELDSTASQLRRYEENLVIVSGERPGRSWTEPVALMDILRSAVGEVAEYQRVEVLTEEEVSVAPPAVADVIHLLAELIDNATAYSPAPSPVTVRAGMVAKGLAVEVEDRGLGMSEEDYASFNEQLAVPPQFDVVALADDLRLGMFVIAQLAHRHGVAVTLRSSPYGGTTAIVLIPHEIVVRENAKDGDTPEDGLVAVDGRGAKDAGPGGSPQRADARGTTGGATAGGPGGEAERAAGSAREPRPLVTARTASAAPSAAREVVPRGDGLAPLPRRVPQTSLVEELREEPAPAEDAGSLDDFSAEAAASSLAGFQRGTLRARDDDAEPPHDEEVAAVPRQAAGPVPSTPPADR, encoded by the coding sequence ATGTCTCGACGGACAGGTGCCCGGCGCCGTCTCGGTTCCATACGCCTCTCCCTGGTGCTCCTGGCCCTCGTGCCCAGCGTCACCCTCGCCGCCATGTGGGGTGTGACGACGATCCAGATGTTCTCGGAGAGCCTCCGGCTGCGCGACCAGACCGACCTCAGCCGGTCGACCGGCGCCATGGGCACCGACGCGACGCTGGCGCTGCAGCGGGAACGCAGCCTGTCGGCCGCCTGGCTGGCCACGCCGAAGGGCTCCCGGGCAGCCATCGACAGGCAGCGCGCGGAGACCGACAAGGCGGTCGCCAAGCTGGTCGAGCACGCCGACGAGATCGAGAAGGCGCCCTCGCGCATATCCGACCGGCTGTACTCGGTGCTGGGCTCGGTGGGCAGCCTGGAGTACTACCGGGACCAGGTGGACAACCCGACCGACATCACCGCGCAGCAGGCGCTGGACCACTACTCGTCGATCATCGACGACCAGATCCACGCCTTCCAGGAGCTGTCGCAGGTCGACGACGGCGACCTCACCTCGCAGGCCGGCCCGCTGGTCGGTCTGGAGCACGCGGCGGAGCTGGTCTCGCGGGAGGACGCTCAACTGACGCTGGCCTGGCCGACCGGGCACCTGGACGACCGGGCCTGGACGCAGTTCACGGAGCTGGTGAACACCCGGCGCTGGCTGGTCCAGGACCAGGTCCTGCCGCAGCTGACGGGCGACGCCAAGACGCAGACCGAGCGGATCCTGGTGAGCCGCGAGTGGCAGACGCTGCAGTCCGTCGAGGACCAGGTGCTGGCCTCGCGCAACGCCGGCGGCTCCGCCGGCCGGATCGCCCTGCCCGACGCGCAGAAGCGGTGGTCCGCCGCCATGGACACGCTGTCCGACCAGTACGCGGGCCTCATCGAGCAGCAGACGGCGGGGCTGCTGGAGCGCAGTGCCGACAAGGCCGACGCCCTGCTGCTCAAGGCGGCGCTGCTGAGCACCGCCGGGCTGTTCGCGCTGCTGCTGTGCGTCGGCATGTCCTGGCGGATCACCCGCTCGCTGTCCCTGCGGCTGCGCGGCCTGCGCCGGGCCGCGGTCAGCCTCGCGCAGGAGCGGCTGCCCGACGTGGTGGCACGGCTGGACCGGGGCGAGACGGTCGACCCGGAGTCGGCGACGCCCGAGCTGGACTACGGCCATGACGAACTCGGCCAGGTGGCCCGGGCGTTCAACACCGCCCAGCGCACGGCCGTGCACACCGCGGTCGAACTCGCCGACACCCGGCGCGGCTTCCAGAAGATCATCCTGGGCATCGCCCGGCAGAGCCAGAACCTGGTCAACCTCCAGCTGAGCAAGCTCGACACGCTGGAGCGCGAGCACACCGACCCCGACATCCTCAAGGGCCTGTACGAACTGGACTCCACGGCCAGCCAGTTGCGCCGCTACGAGGAGAACCTCGTCATCGTCAGCGGCGAACGGCCCGGCCGCAGCTGGACCGAGCCGGTGGCCCTCATGGACATCCTGCGCAGCGCGGTCGGTGAGGTCGCCGAGTACCAGCGGGTGGAGGTGCTCACCGAGGAGGAGGTGTCCGTCGCGCCGCCCGCGGTCGCCGACGTCATCCACCTGCTGGCCGAGCTCATCGACAACGCGACCGCGTACTCCCCCGCACCGAGCCCCGTGACGGTACGGGCCGGCATGGTGGCCAAGGGCCTGGCCGTCGAGGTCGAGGACCGCGGCCTCGGCATGTCGGAGGAGGACTACGCGTCCTTCAACGAACAGCTGGCGGTGCCCCCGCAGTTCGACGTGGTGGCCCTCGCCGACGACCTGCGCCTCGGCATGTTCGTGATCGCCCAGCTGGCCCACCGGCACGGCGTCGCCGTCACCCTGCGTTCGTCGCCGTACGGCGGGACCACCGCGATCGTGCTGATCCCGCACGAGATCGTGGTGCGGGAGAACGCGAAGGACGGCGACACCCCGGAGGACGGGCTGGTGGCGGTGGACGGACGGGGTGCGAAGGACGCCGGGCCGGGCGGATCGCCGCAGCGCGCCGACGCGCGAGGGACGACCGGAGGGGCAACCGCAGGGGGCCCCGGAGGGGAGGCCGAACGCGCCGCCGGGTCCGCCCGCGAGCCCCGGCCCCTCGTCACGGCCCGCACCGCCTCCGCCGCGCCGTCCGCCGCGCGCGAGGTCGTCCCCCGCGGGGACGGTCTCGCCCCGCTCCCCCGCAGGGTGCCGCAGACCAGTCTGGTGGAGGAGTTGCGGGAGGAGCCCGCGCCCGCCGAGGACGCCGGCTCCCTCGACGACTTCTCCGCGGAGGCCGCCGCGTCCTCCCTGGCCGGCTTCCAGCGCGGCACGCTCCGGGCCCGTGACGACGACGCCGAGCCGCCCCACGACGAGGAGGTGGCCGCCGTCCCCCGGCAGGCCGCCGGCCCCGTCCCCTCGACTCCGCCCGCCGACCGCTGA
- a CDS encoding substrate-binding domain-containing protein, with protein sequence MKTAPPPHTSVRRRSVAALASALCLLVSGCSALGAADDAAGGPGGGMRVTLVTHGGQGDAFWDLVRRGAEAAAAKDGVDLTYVGDADPAAQADLVRDAVRDKADGIAVTLAKPAAMRGPVAQAKAAGIPVVGLNSGIDAWRPTGLLEYFGQDESVAGRAVGDKLDDLKAEHALCVVHERGNVALEARCAGVRKTFRGQTDNLYVDGTDPDAVTATIASRLRQDSSIDEVVTNGAQFALSAVEAVRQSGSRAKVATFDLNKDLVKAVKDGDVQFAVDQQPYLQGYLAVDALWLYRTNGNVSGGGTAPVLTGPAFVTRSNVSAVARFAAAGTR encoded by the coding sequence ATGAAGACTGCTCCCCCGCCACACACCTCCGTCAGACGCCGCAGTGTCGCAGCCCTGGCGTCCGCCCTGTGCCTGCTGGTGTCCGGCTGCTCCGCGCTCGGCGCGGCCGACGACGCGGCGGGCGGGCCGGGCGGCGGGATGAGGGTCACCCTGGTGACGCACGGCGGCCAGGGGGACGCCTTCTGGGACCTGGTGCGCAGGGGTGCCGAGGCGGCGGCCGCCAAGGACGGTGTCGACCTGACGTACGTCGGTGACGCGGACCCGGCAGCGCAGGCCGATCTGGTGCGGGACGCGGTCCGTGACAAGGCCGACGGCATCGCGGTGACCCTGGCCAAGCCGGCGGCGATGCGCGGTCCGGTCGCCCAGGCCAAGGCGGCCGGCATTCCGGTCGTCGGGCTCAACTCCGGTATCGACGCCTGGCGTCCGACCGGGCTCCTGGAGTACTTCGGCCAGGACGAATCCGTCGCGGGCCGGGCCGTCGGCGACAAGCTGGACGACCTCAAGGCCGAGCACGCCCTGTGCGTGGTGCACGAGCGGGGCAACGTCGCACTGGAGGCCCGCTGCGCGGGGGTGCGCAAGACCTTCCGCGGACAGACCGACAACCTGTACGTGGACGGCACCGACCCGGACGCGGTGACCGCCACGATCGCCTCCCGGCTGCGGCAGGACTCGAGCATCGACGAGGTCGTGACCAACGGCGCCCAGTTCGCCCTGAGCGCCGTCGAGGCCGTGCGGCAGTCCGGCAGCCGGGCGAAGGTCGCCACCTTCGATCTGAACAAGGACCTGGTGAAGGCGGTCAAGGACGGCGACGTGCAGTTCGCCGTGGACCAGCAGCCCTACCTCCAGGGCTATCTCGCGGTGGACGCCCTGTGGCTGTACCGGACCAACGGCAACGTCAGCGGCGGCGGAACGGCCCCGGTGCTCACCGGACCCGCCTTCGTGACGAGGTCGAACGTGTCCGCCGTGGCGCGGTTCGCGGCCGCCGGAACCCGGTGA